From one Triticum aestivum cultivar Chinese Spring chromosome 4B, IWGSC CS RefSeq v2.1, whole genome shotgun sequence genomic stretch:
- the LOC123091992 gene encoding uncharacterized protein isoform X1, which produces MDDSIGCSLRSDDEGKHYQNPLIERVSAITAGKRSLAPGLSVGVVDALKKIKLSVVSYLKAIFSLDENEWTSFNLTRRKQCCSVLIKTDGQPCKSSKESIVSWKHGITPAPATSEEMGS; this is translated from the exons ATGGATGATAGCATCGGCTGCAGCTTGAG ATCTGATGATGAAGGAAAGCATTACCAAAATCCCCTGATCGAACGGGTTTCGGCCATAACGGCCGGGAAAAGAAGCCTGGCGCCTGGCCTAAGCGTCGGCGTTGTAGATGCCTTGAAGAAGATCAAG TTGTCTGTTGTTTCTTATTTGAAGGCTATCTTTAGCTTGGACGAAAATGAATGGACGAGCTTCAATCTGACGAGGAGAAAGCAATGTTGTTCAGTTTTAATTAAAACAGATGGACAACCATGTAAAAG TTCAAAGGAGAGCATTGTTTCATGGAAGCATGGGATAACACCCGCGCCAGCGACCAGTGAAGAAATGGGCTCATGA
- the LOC123091992 gene encoding uncharacterized protein isoform X2 produces MDDSIGCSLRSDDEGKHYQNPLIERVSAITAGKRSLAPGLSVGVVDALKKIKGLSCRYIRNLLLGCRGVLVQGSYPRRPATPMWPATKGQIHFRGRLSLAWTKMNGRASI; encoded by the exons ATGGATGATAGCATCGGCTGCAGCTTGAG ATCTGATGATGAAGGAAAGCATTACCAAAATCCCCTGATCGAACGGGTTTCGGCCATAACGGCCGGGAAAAGAAGCCTGGCGCCTGGCCTAAGCGTCGGCGTTGTAGATGCCTTGAAGAAGATCAAG GGTCTTTCATGCCGATATATTAGGAATTTATTACTGGGTTGTAGAGGGGTCCTTGTTCAGGGCAGCTACCCCAGGAGGCCAGCGACCCCCATGTGGCCAGCGACTAAAGGCCAGATTCATTTTCGTGGAAG GCTATCTTTAGCTTGGACGAAAATGAATGGACGAGCTTCAATCTGA